One window of Acropora palmata chromosome 1, jaAcrPala1.3, whole genome shotgun sequence genomic DNA carries:
- the LOC141885059 gene encoding serine/threonine-protein kinase Pink1, mitochondrial-like, which yields MSVIRLGRFLFRSFYNILPDVKASGRVPAKPLLNSRSEFRDAKSIATELCASRSPQIGNGRCVSSIARQFSNGFTARVGFFPNGPAAHFRRNAALRLLKGCGPRAPAFAFLGFAYACNSVNPPKDVQDQEQFKKIQCWIQRLLQASQKILQPLETDQQSVLKLEHFEVGERLGESSSCAAVYAAKNKDREYAVKMLFNYGTSSKSSSLHKDFAKEWQVLSLQEPQNSSNSLAGPTYRNLPPHPNVCPVLCAFADNTPCLPDARNSYSAALPRQYGEGCFGRNRTMFFVMPRYNKTVREFIARNGVPDEPVAILLMLQLLQGISHITRHGIAHRDLKADNLLLDETTGDWCPQLVIADFGCCLADRQWGLKLPFITGEISRGGNCALMAPEIACAVPGENSFLDYSKSDAWAGGAISYELFGARNPFEGGELDSRTYQDEHLPLLCRAQPMVRKVVSWLLKRDPSERVTADMAAIMLAVVLWAPAEWLQPNSQVSVTDINRWLFDLSYRILTCTGTATTENKIQCQFLSSATAADVVDALELLREETI from the exons ATGTCGGTGATTCGACTCGGCAGATTTTTGTTTCGTTCCTTTTACAATATCCTTCCTGATGTAAAAG CATCAGGTAGAGTCCCAGCAAAGCCACTACTAAACAGTCGCAGTGAATTCAGGGATGCGAAAAGTATTGCAACTGAACTTTGTGCGAGCCGTTCCCCGCAAATTGGGAACGGCCGTTGTGTATCTTCCATTGCGAGGCAGTTCAGCAATGGATTTACTGCCAGGGTAGGATTTTTCCCAAATGGACCGGCAGCCCATTTTCGCA GAAATGCAGCACTGCGTCTGTTGAAAGGCTGTGGACCCAGAGCTCCAGCTTTCGCATTTCTTGGATTTGCTTATGCTT gtaaCAGTGTCAATCCTCCTAAAGATGTAcaagaccaggagcagtttaaaaaaattcagtgtTGGATTCAAAGATTGTTGCAGGCTTCACAAAAGATACTGCAG CCTTTGGAAACTGACCAACAGTCTGTGCTGAAACTGGAGCATTTTGAAGTTGGCGAGAGGCTCGGTGAGAGTTCTTCCTGTGCTGCTGTTTATGCAGCCAAGAACAAGGATCGTGAA TACGCTGTAAAGATGCTTTTCAACTATGGAACAAGCTCAAAGAGTAGCTCATTGCATAAG gattttgcaaaggaatGGCAAGTTCTCTCATTGCAAGAGCCACAAAATAGTTCAAATTCTTTAGCAG GTCCAACCTACAGAAACTTACCACCTCATCCCAATGTTTGTCCTGTTTTGTGTGCCTTTGCTGATAATACACCCTGCCTGCCAGATGCTAGAAACAGTTACTCAGCAGCATTGCCTCGGCAGTATGGTGAAGGATGCTTTGGAAGGAATCGTACAATGTTCTTTGTAATGCCAAG ATACAACAAGACAGTCAGAGAGTTCATCGCAAGGAATGGAGTCCCAGACGAACCGGTAGCCATTTTACTAATGCTTCAGCTACTCCAAGGCATCTCTCATATTACAAGACACGGGATCGCACACAGAGATCTCAAAGCTGATAACCTGTTGCTAGATGAAACAACTGGTGACTGGTGCCCTCAGCTGGTGATAGCTGACTTTGGATGTTGCCTGGCAGACAGACAGTGGGGGCTGAAACTCCCATTCATAACGGGGGAGATTAGTCGGGGAGGAAACTGTGCCCTTATGGCCCCTGAG aTTGCCTGTGCTGTTCCTGGAGAGAATTCTTTCCTTGATTACTCTAAATCAGACG CGTGGGCAGGCGGAGCCATAAGTTATGAACTTTTTGGTGCGAGAAATCCATTTGAAGGTGGGGAACTTGACAGTAGAACATACCAAGATGAGCATCTTCCTCTACTTTGTCG AGCCCAACCAATGGTACGAAAAGTGGTTTCATGGCTCCTGAAAAGAGATCCATCTGAAAGAGTAACCGCTGATATGGCTGCCATCATGTTGGCTGTCGTACTCTGGGCACCAGCAGAGTGGCTGCAGCCGAACAGTCAGGTGTCTGTTACTGACATAAACAG ATGGCTTTTTGATCTTTCATATCGGATCCTCACTTGTACAGGAACGGCAACTACTGAGAATAAG ATCCAATGCCAATTCTTGAGTAGTGCTACCGCAGCAGATGTAGTGGATGCGCTTGAGTTGCTGAGGGAGGAAACAATCTGA